Proteins found in one Macrobrachium nipponense isolate FS-2020 chromosome 4, ASM1510439v2, whole genome shotgun sequence genomic segment:
- the LOC135210765 gene encoding uncharacterized protein LOC135210765: MSDCYWMWRGQLCVGSKNIGPTTIWSDRNTLIPDIGVDLKMTSFAEYTVLWEIIGTRHIDLSGGSVSTNGKDVSVFSLEGHSSHFEQLSQELTQTSKPQVLIGELYNPGIRFVVVIFPNCAEVEKLGLKKNSGKIVSSMNVIFISCSSAQKQEEIYRNERSVQLPKMEKAMSCHESKESNSTRIGAEYGKVMQNKEQNVKENDGNNSSYCENKDDVQKPPSEVILREPQDLKKTSKMDLKNGGGMEEKSVKAEHEKSEKGGKVKDRNENSEDTCHKRSRERSFRSREKSKERVDKANYEKSDKGSLSEDRNKNDSDYYHNGHTSKMNSKFLETLVMRDGENDDGKYHKDRAQVAESPKKKSETPVNRSKHRNKKDSEQVEEHIQKLDRDEKHRSKREDREKASYHSSVADSPNIGEVKVNKSTDKFHRGHSGKEKEERNFHKKDKKDYVPDGGTNSICAKHSDKNKNEVKGKETKMENKKNSSPLKESGDIVNHRGLSNSQDRQEQEHTSNKWEKTTVVQKSALSRTLSNFSLAGIKTHKLFKKNFSKSSLCINSPDHTSVSEKMKKPDLLKSCFKDDSRCLSLPDVLSVSKAANEFGKEKEKHCIKKTLKSSISDILRKLESPKKKNKKRKNGNERKRKCDGVSADSILKETKQSPKKHKKYDKNECFLLPKTKCNEGNSEKVSGRNLDIAKRCFTEGDESKTPTMCSEDLKIDGQVSERGKDINESKDTVDIPDTSSDDNRVFNVKVKSPSKMLALSICEQFNENAKKMRDCKVRLDDILERPEYVYLKYNPPHNNFHSQLDTMLYNEECLMCQRHCLCKFSAVSHGVPHKLDVETLVDDRGQENIQFPVNIEELTKARVDMYLDTMADTAEPGALSAYDEVGDPLQDQPLDLSVQCNVTGRPGVGLQRESCNRNDMPKDIDVLSLNQKFEKQFLLERFLATMNSDNIILQESCLNLPEKKEEDLSYEGENSVLHDVHIPEGQHPYNDGVIKESLVPDVESQDVSDLPVLQDNLISSSERLGHTPKVYGTEIGINDNFLSDMPPNTLDLKTSTNSISSSDHVVESLPEQSKPTPTSPGEGIYSHLFPENSGNAYDPDTSAYNNDEDINKVESFQEQNEPETTQSSPSSRYNSRNDVKGEANQLDTAATYHEEGNCICVKCDVTTGPLPSCSESGTQVTPENPERISKFLYTPTAFGIENLCNVIKNSVSTNFTLKERFTGVEEDSDKSDKYIQNVNALLIKKIQMLQPDGNRSDVEKGTNRFCVIPDVAVSENIQGAGTDDDFSPVDTSSVFTPDVDYQPNWEERILFYFCHDKTKSVVQKFHLINASENDIAKLKLLATRYKLVNTTMSGVMNSSGNVYVRPEHMEDLLENDQLQAVCSCPDIKFGVCLSLNDILKVVGRQILKSKFLLLIHHTSFLDVSLAKLITTVVRDFERDQEHHHQIFITSYTLKVCYWSLVSSQKAEGKERAAYDIVVKNMCSLLKCISAGAGKIVDGGLWKKLGPDSSICEFITCLRVTHKNLNYIHRHAAVVVGEKNASLRSSSSLFYEIATARGVLLKV, translated from the exons CCTCAGGTTCTCATTGGTGAACTCTACAATCCTGGGATTCGCTTTGTGGTGGTAATATTCCCCAATTGTGCTGAAGTGGAGAAGTTAGGACTGAAGAAGAATTCGGGTAAAATTGTTTCCTCCATGAATGTTATCTTTATATCATGCTCTAGTGCACAGAAGCAAGAGGAGATATACAGAAATGAAAGAAGTGTTCAGTTACCCAAG aTGGAAAAGGCAATGTCATGTCACGAGAGCAAGGAAAGCAATTCTACAAGGATTGGTGCTGAATATGGTAAGGTAAtgcaaaataaagaacaaaatgttAAAGAGAATGATGGCAATAATAGCAGTTATTGTGAAAATAAGGATGATGTTCAAAAGCCACCTTCAGAAGTGATCTTAAGAGAACCacaggacttgaagaaaacctcTAAAATGGATTTAAAAAATGGAGGTGGGATGGAAGAGAAGTCAGTGAAGGCCGAACATGAGAAAAGTGAAAAAGGTGGCAAGGTTAAAGACAGAAATGAGAATAGTGAAGACACCTGTCataaaagaagcagagagaggtCATTCAGGTCTAGAGAAAAGTCAAAAGAGAGAGTGGATAAGGCAAACTATGAGAAAAGTGACAAAGGATCCCTTTCAGAAGACAGAAATAAGAACGATAGTGACTACTATCATAATGGCCATACCAGTAAAATGAACAGTAAATTTTTAGAAACATTAGTTATGAGAGATGGAGAGAATGATGATGGCAAGTACCATAAAGACAGGGCCCAGGTGGCTGAATCTCCTAAAAAGAAATCTGAAACACCTGTTAATAGAAGCAAGCACAGGAATAAAAAAGACAGTGAACAAGTTGAAGAGCACATTCAAAAACTGGATAGAGATGAGAAACACCGTAGTAAGCGTGAAGACAGAGAAAAAGCAAGTTATCATTCAAGTGTTGCAGATAGTCCTAATATCGGTGAAGTAAAGGTAAATAAAAGTACAGACAAATTTCATAGGGGACACAGTggtaaagagaaagaagagagaaattttcacaaaaaggataaaaaagacTATGTCCCTGATGGAGGCACAAATTCCATCTGTGCAAAGCATAGTGATAAGAATAAGAATGAAGTGAAGGGAAAGGAGACgaagatggaaaataaaaaaaattcaagtccTTTAAAAGAAAGTGGGGATATTGTAAACCATAGAGGTTTGAGTAATTCACAAGATAGACAGGAACAAGAACATACATCTAACAAATGGGAAAAAACAACTGTTGTCCAGAAAAGTGCTTTATCACGTACTTTAAGTAACTTCTCATTAGCTGGGATTAAAACCCACAAGTTGTTTAAGAAGAATTTTAGTAAGAGTTCACTTTGTATAAACAGCCCTGATCATACCTCTGTgtctgaaaagatgaaaaaaccaGACCTTTTGAAAAGTTGTTTTAAAGATGACTCTAGGTGCTTATCATTACCAGATGTGCTGTCGGTCTCCAAGGCAGCCAATGAATttggtaaagaaaaagaaaagcactGCATCAAGAAAACGTTAAAATCCAGTATTAGTGATATACTGAGAAAACTTGAGTCaccaaagaagaagaacaagaaaaggaaaaacgggaatgaaaggaagaggaaatgtGATGGTGTGAGTGCTGATTCAATTTTGAAAGAGACCAAACAAAGCCCAAAGAAGcacaaaaaatatgataaaaatgaatgCTTTTTACTACCAAAGACCAAATGTAATGAAGGGAACTCAGAAAAGGTAAGTGGAAGGAATCTGGATATTGCCAAGCGGTGTTTTACTGAGGGTGATGAAAGTAAAACACCTACTATGTGTTCTGAAGACTTAAAAATTGACGGACAAGTTTCTGAGAGAGGTAAGGATATTAATGAGTCAAAGGACACAGTTGATATACCTGATACCTCTAGTGATGATAATAGAGTTTTTAATGTGAAAGTAAAATCTCCTTCAAAAATGTTGGCATTGTCCATTTGTGAGCAATTCAACGAAAATGCTAAAAAGATGAGAGATTGCAAGGTTAGACTAGATGACATCCTGGAGAGACCTGAATATGTTTACTTAAAGTATAATCCACCTCATAATAATTTTCATAGTCAACTTGACACCATGTTATACAATGAAGAATGTTTAATGTGTCAGAGACATTGCTTATGTAAATTTTCAGCTGTGAGTCATGGTGTACCTCACAAACTTGATGTTGAAACATTGGTTGATGACAGAGGGCAGGAGAATATACAATTTCCAGTAAACATTGAAGAATTAACAAAAGCCAGGGTAGACATGTACCTGGATACAATGGCTGATACTGCTGAACCAGGAGCGTTAAGTGCATATGATGAAGTGGGTGATCCCTTGCAAGACCAGCCACTAGACCTCTCAGTACAGTGTAACGTCACAGGGAGACCTGGTGTTGGCCTCCAACGAGAAAGCTGCAATAGGAATGATATGCCAAAGGATATTGATGTACTTTCACTAAACCAGAAGTTTGAGAAACAATTTCTACTTGAGCGATTCTTGGCAACCATGAACTCGGATAATATCATTCTTCAAGAGTCTTGTTTAAATCTGcctgagaagaaggaagaggatttATCATATGAAGGTGAAAATTCTGTCTTGCATGATGTTCATATTCCTGAAGGACAGCATCCATATAATGATGGAGTTATAAAAGAATCTTTGGTACCTGATGTTGAAAGTCAGGATGTTTCAGATCTCCCAGTTTTACAAGATAATCTAATCTCAAGTTCTGAACGATTGGGGCATACCCCAAAGGTGTATGGTACAGAGATAGGTATTAATGACAATTTCTTGTCAGATATGCCACCCAATACACTTGATTTGAAAACTAGTACTAATTCCATATCTTCGAGTGATCATGTTGTTGAAAGTTTACCTGAGCAGTCTAAACCAACACCAACCAGTCCTGGAGAAGGCATCTATTCACATTTATTTCCTGAAAATTCAGGAAATGCATATGATCCAGATACATCGGCTTATAACAATGATGAGGACATAAATAAAGTTGAATCATTTCAGGAACAGAATGAACCTGAAACAACTCAGTCAAGTCCAAGTTCAAGGTATAATTCAAGAAATGATGTTAAAGGGGAAGCGAATCAACTAGATACTGCTGCTACATACCATGAAGAGGGAAATTGTATTTGTGTTAAATGTGATGTTACCACAGGTCCACTGCCTAGTTGTAGTGAATCAGGAACACAAGTCACCCCAGAGAACCCTGAAAGAATCTCAAAGTTTCTCTATACACCAACAGCCTTTGGCATTGAAAACCTCtgtaatgttattaaaaattcaGTATCGACAAACTTTACATTGAAGGAGAGGTTTACAGGAGTGGAAGAGGATTCTGATAAAAGTGACAAGTATATTCAGAATGTTAATGCTTTGTTGATAAAGAAAATTCAGATGTTACAACCAGATGGTAATCGGTCCGATGtggagaagggaacaaataggtTCTGTGTCATTCCTGATGTAGCTGTGAGTGAGAACATTCAGGGTGCAGGTACTGATGATGATTTTTCCCCAGTGGATACCAGTTCAGTTTTTACCCCAGATGTGGACTACCAGCCAAACTGGGAGGAGAGAATTCTGTTTTATTTCTGTCATGATAAAACAAAGTCAGTTGTACAAAAGTTCCACCTCATAAATGCTAGTGAGAATGATATTGCTAAGCTTAAGCTTTTGGCTACAAGATATAAGCTTGTTAACACTACAATGAGTGGTGTGATGAATTCAAGTGGCAATGTTTATGTACGTCCAGAACACATGGAAGATCTGCTGGAGAATGATCAGCTGCAGGCTGTTTGCAGCTGTCCTGACATAAAGTTTGGGGTGTGTCTGTCACTAAACGACATTTTAAAAGTTGTTGGACGTCAAATACTAAAATCAAAGTTCCTTTTGCTTATTCACCATACTTCTTTTCTAGATGTCTCACTAGCAAAGTTGATAACGACAGTGGTTCGAGATTTTGAGCGTGACCAAGAGCACCACCATCAGATTTTCATAACTTCATATACTTTGAAAGTATGTTATTGGAGTCTTGTTAGCAGTCAAAAGGCAGAAGGTAAAGAAAGAGCAGCATATGATATTGTAGTAAAGAACATGTGCAGTTTATTAAAATGCATTAGTGCTGGTGCTGGAAAGATTGTTGATGGAGGCTTGTGGAAAAAATTAGGGCCTGACTCCTCCATATGTGAATTTATCACATGTTTAAGAGTGACtcacaaaaatttaaattatattcataGACATGCTGCTGTAGTTGTAGGTGAGAAGAATGCTTCTttaagatcatcatcatcattattttatgaGATTGCCACTGCCAGAGGAGTTCTGTTAAAAGTTTGA